Proteins co-encoded in one uncultured Methanomethylovorans sp. genomic window:
- a CDS encoding VWA domain-containing protein, which yields MSHNSSFPPVTTTLLPEYSLFLRYILDHYKLPHINCEIKDIGDTIACQGYSIIYLSIGLVQNCSQNTIKTVLAHETSHRTLFPGTTVEQELHVAISKNEGIVKKHVPEFLNIIYDLLIDRINLLEMEWQDTYIYGLEELRPWNFTNEDISPDTIFQNLNVAMVYDYYGRSYQLGITEQKIFDLLYTDHRPFEKRLIELARIFKNWYDSSIPKSTPRGNEEQSSGLDEQETDSEKTEHDNNTQNGKGKNNKRILNPSLPLERELTKEDLEKIADKLSDIYDDLDPKKDIGQDLKTEFRKKRAKKIALPLIAASQSNSKKELKSRGSWNSNHSMRELDLIRTLNTFGIVIPEITTKRIAEINTPKQSSLKDKPHIVIVADTSGSMLGAPTERMIDAIIAVNAAAKRKEWPVSLIEFNDSITLHITKSRDYYQNEEIMSKIEATRYGTNIHSAIKYISKLGSGNAIFILTDESNNSLILKETYQRLSEIKNNRNDIFLYCIGQEFTSQFTKIIKPVITKAYSIPTDKNYSGLVISNIMDLC from the coding sequence ATGTCTCATAATAGTTCATTTCCTCCAGTAACAACAACCCTCCTGCCAGAGTATAGTTTATTTTTAAGGTACATACTTGATCATTACAAGCTCCCTCATATAAACTGTGAAATAAAAGATATTGGAGACACTATCGCTTGCCAGGGCTATTCCATAATCTATCTTTCAATTGGATTAGTACAAAACTGTAGTCAGAATACAATCAAAACTGTTCTTGCTCATGAGACATCTCATCGTACTCTTTTTCCAGGAACAACTGTAGAACAAGAACTACATGTTGCAATATCAAAAAACGAAGGAATTGTAAAAAAACATGTTCCAGAGTTCTTGAATATAATATACGATCTACTAATTGATCGCATAAACCTTCTTGAAATGGAATGGCAAGATACATATATTTATGGACTTGAGGAACTAAGACCATGGAATTTTACAAACGAAGATATTTCTCCAGATACCATTTTCCAAAACCTGAATGTAGCCATGGTATACGATTATTATGGACGTAGTTACCAATTAGGAATTACAGAACAAAAGATATTTGATCTATTATACACCGATCACAGGCCGTTTGAAAAAAGGCTCATTGAACTTGCCAGAATATTCAAAAACTGGTACGATTCATCAATTCCAAAATCAACACCAAGAGGGAATGAAGAACAATCATCTGGATTAGATGAACAAGAAACAGACTCTGAAAAAACAGAACATGACAATAATACTCAAAACGGAAAAGGCAAAAATAATAAAAGAATCCTTAATCCATCACTACCACTTGAAAGAGAACTGACAAAAGAAGATCTCGAAAAAATAGCTGATAAATTATCAGATATATACGATGATCTTGATCCCAAAAAAGATATTGGACAAGATCTAAAAACAGAATTCCGCAAAAAAAGAGCTAAAAAAATAGCATTGCCTCTGATAGCAGCATCACAATCCAATTCTAAAAAAGAACTAAAATCGAGAGGATCATGGAATTCTAATCATTCAATGAGAGAACTTGATCTCATTAGAACACTGAATACATTTGGAATAGTAATCCCTGAGATAACGACTAAGAGAATAGCTGAGATTAATACCCCAAAACAATCATCGTTAAAAGATAAACCACATATCGTGATTGTTGCTGATACTAGTGGCAGTATGTTAGGAGCACCAACTGAACGAATGATAGATGCTATTATAGCTGTAAATGCAGCAGCAAAAAGAAAAGAATGGCCTGTATCACTGATTGAATTTAATGATAGCATTACTCTCCACATAACAAAAAGCAGAGACTATTATCAAAACGAAGAGATAATGTCAAAAATAGAAGCAACCAGATATGGGACAAATATACATTCTGCAATTAAATATATCAGTAAACTGGGTTCAGGAAATGCTATATTCATTTTAACAGATGAATCAAACAATTCTCTGATACTAAAAGAAACATATCAACGATTGTCTGAAATCAAAAACAATAGAAACGATATTTTTCTTTATTGTATAGGACAGGAATTTACAAGCCAATTCACAAAAATAATAAAACCTGTAATCACAAAAGCCTATTCCATTCCTACAGATAAAAACTATTCTGGTCTGGTTATAAGCAATATAATGGACCTGTGCTGA
- a CDS encoding transposase, protein MILTKTVIMKIENPDNDLVETMQKYSDGMNYASSVVFQNGKTIGSYKLQNIVYRYLREVIGLKSQMSCNIPRQVSGCYKTLKEQIKEGKVIWKEITFSPYSMTLSYKRDFSISQNLVSITTINNGRKPYKIQSYDNAQQYFDGTWKFIASKVVRHKDSNHYFHLSVEKEVPEKELEESSNYMGVDLGMKYLAVASTTEKNCKFFAGDHIKDIRNQYRSMRKRLQSKGTLSARRMIKHISDKEQLLMRHVNHMISKQIIKFAIENKVFLIGLENLKGIRENKVRKVRKDKRYHQSSWAYRQLQDFITYKAKEAGIQVHFVDPAHTSQECNRCNHVSNTNRNRLKFICKKCGYENNADMNASMNIERRTRGFGYISLSQGCLSATQTNA, encoded by the coding sequence AACTGTTATTATGAAAATAGAAAATCCAGATAACGATCTGGTAGAGACCATGCAAAAGTATTCGGATGGAATGAACTACGCTTCTTCTGTTGTTTTTCAGAACGGAAAAACTATCGGTTCTTACAAATTGCAGAATATCGTTTACAGATATCTCCGGGAAGTTATTGGACTGAAATCCCAGATGAGTTGTAACATCCCAAGACAAGTATCAGGATGCTACAAAACCTTGAAAGAACAGATCAAGGAAGGAAAAGTAATCTGGAAGGAAATAACATTCAGTCCGTATTCGATGACACTTTCCTACAAAAGAGATTTTAGTATAAGTCAGAATTTAGTTTCTATTACAACCATTAATAATGGGAGGAAACCATACAAAATACAAAGTTATGATAATGCACAGCAATACTTCGATGGTACATGGAAATTCATAGCATCCAAGGTTGTAAGACATAAGGATAGTAATCATTATTTCCATCTTTCTGTTGAAAAGGAAGTTCCAGAAAAAGAACTGGAGGAATCATCCAATTATATGGGTGTTGATCTGGGAATGAAATACCTTGCTGTTGCATCAACCACTGAAAAGAACTGTAAGTTTTTTGCAGGAGATCATATCAAAGATATCAGAAATCAATATAGGTCAATGCGAAAAAGGTTACAATCGAAGGGAACTTTGTCAGCAAGAAGAATGATCAAACATATTTCTGATAAAGAACAACTTCTTATGCGACATGTAAACCATATGATATCAAAACAAATTATTAAATTCGCCATTGAGAACAAGGTTTTTTTGATAGGATTAGAGAACCTAAAAGGTATTCGTGAGAACAAAGTAAGGAAAGTTCGTAAAGACAAACGCTATCATCAAAGTAGCTGGGCATACAGACAACTGCAGGATTTCATTACATACAAAGCAAAAGAAGCAGGAATACAAGTCCACTTTGTGGACCCTGCTCATACTTCACAGGAATGCAACCGATGTAATCATGTTTCCAATACCAACAGGAATCGGTTGAAATTCATATGTAAAAAATGCGGATATGAGAACAATGCAGATATGAATGCTTCGATGAATATCGAAAGAAGAACAAGGGGTTTCGGGTATATCTCGTTATCTCAGGGGTGTCTGTCAGCCACCCAGACGAATGCATAA